Proteins from a genomic interval of Mycoplasmopsis columboralis:
- a CDS encoding MurR/RpiR family transcriptional regulator, producing MKPHNRSVKEVEFIANLIELKKTSNDINGYIASELLSRNKKGTFISQAKEFCEEIGVSPSAFTFFSRKIKLNNVKEIVYIHNQLIENREAKIKDTKNTLAKDVAKLINSSNKIHLVGVSGAAGMNMDLQIQLLRMNKNCIQMWNKYEQIGLSKILTENDLVIVNSISLQHQWMIKIMEMTSAKIVLISSWIPEHLESKISYFYKISTNERQDGLRIFTSEGREKTLAFYNSILKELRSDPTNYEYLTRSSYRE from the coding sequence ATGAAACCTCATAATCGTAGTGTTAAAGAAGTTGAATTTATCGCTAATTTAATTGAACTAAAAAAGACTTCAAATGATATCAACGGATATATTGCTTCAGAACTTTTGAGCAGAAATAAAAAAGGAACTTTTATTTCACAAGCAAAAGAATTTTGTGAAGAAATTGGTGTTTCACCAAGTGCGTTTACTTTCTTTTCACGTAAAATTAAATTAAACAATGTTAAAGAAATTGTTTATATTCATAATCAGTTAATTGAAAATCGTGAAGCCAAAATTAAAGACACAAAAAATACTCTTGCAAAAGATGTTGCAAAATTGATTAACTCTTCAAATAAAATTCATTTAGTAGGTGTTTCAGGAGCGGCTGGAATGAATATGGATTTACAAATTCAATTACTAAGAATGAATAAAAATTGTATTCAAATGTGAAACAAATACGAGCAAATTGGATTAAGTAAAATACTTACAGAAAATGACTTAGTTATTGTCAATTCAATTTCGTTACAGCACCAATGAATGATTAAAATAATGGAAATGACAAGTGCAAAAATTGTATTAATTAGTTCTTGAATTCCAGAACATTTAGAATCAAAAATTAGTTATTTTTATAAAATTTCAACCAATGAACGCCAAGATGGGTTAAGAATTTTTACTAGTGAAGGAAGAGAAAAAACATTAGCTTTTTACAATAGTATTTTAAAAGAACTCCGTTCAGATCCTACAAATTATGAGTATTTAACCCGTAGTTCATATCGTGAATAA
- a CDS encoding PTS sugar transporter subunit IIA, which yields MECRIKDLVSTQSIFLDVSASDHDEVLFKVSELLAKNNLVENAQKFYDALLYRENLMPTALNDGIAVPHGISSTVVKPFVSIVRLKEGVDWHAEDKQVVKLLFILGTSREERDYQIDVLQMISLWSLDDDLIQMLHTEKDPQKIKDILDQKELYIS from the coding sequence ATGGAATGCAGAATTAAAGATTTAGTATCAACTCAAAGTATTTTTTTAGATGTTTCAGCAAGCGACCATGATGAGGTATTGTTTAAAGTTTCTGAACTTCTAGCTAAAAACAATTTAGTGGAAAACGCTCAAAAATTTTACGACGCACTTTTATATCGTGAAAATTTAATGCCTACTGCTTTAAATGACGGAATTGCTGTTCCACACGGAATTTCTTCAACAGTTGTCAAACCTTTTGTTTCAATTGTTAGACTTAAAGAAGGAGTAGATTGACACGCTGAAGACAAACAAGTTGTAAAATTACTTTTTATTTTAGGAACTTCAAGAGAAGAGCGTGATTATCAAATTGATGTGTTGCAAATGATTAGCTTATGATCTTTGGATGATGATTTAATTCAAATGCTTCACACTGAAAAAGATCCGCAAAAAATAAAAGATATTCTAGACCAAAAAGAACTTTATATTTCTTAA
- a CDS encoding DegV family protein: MKKLGIIIDSFACITQQQANELGYHLLPLQVEINDQLTKEETINNLKLLEDISVAQTTKTSLPNLGLIEETLTYCARTYEHTIFIGISEHLSSTPKYIDSFSQEHGNIHVIKNNLVGSQIKEAILLAQSVYEQTQDINKVKSALAKFISKCSTYILPATLDHMIKGGRLTGIKKLLLSTIKMVPLLKYEPEGTVSVAALKRTQKGALDKLVEKITDEVKGIKNASYEIICGIDKNINEKLEKITQNLNIINREITPAAIAIHTGPDAVCLTSMPNKEDI, translated from the coding sequence ATGAAAAAATTAGGTATTATTATCGATTCTTTTGCATGCATTACTCAACAGCAAGCCAATGAGTTAGGTTATCATTTGTTGCCGTTGCAAGTGGAAATAAATGATCAACTAACCAAAGAAGAAACAATCAACAATTTAAAATTGCTTGAGGATATTTCAGTTGCCCAAACCACTAAAACATCGTTGCCAAATCTAGGTTTAATCGAAGAAACACTCACTTACTGCGCTAGAACATATGAACACACTATTTTTATAGGAATTAGCGAACATCTATCTTCAACTCCTAAATATATTGACTCATTTTCACAAGAACACGGTAATATCCATGTTATTAAAAATAATTTAGTAGGAAGTCAAATAAAAGAAGCGATTTTACTAGCTCAGAGTGTTTATGAACAAACACAAGACATCAATAAAGTGAAATCAGCTTTAGCAAAATTCATTTCCAAATGTTCAACCTATATTTTACCCGCGACTTTAGATCATATGATCAAAGGTGGTCGTTTAACCGGTATTAAAAAATTACTTTTAAGTACCATTAAAATGGTTCCGCTTCTTAAATATGAGCCAGAAGGTACTGTTTCAGTTGCAGCGTTAAAAAGAACTCAAAAAGGCGCTTTAGATAAACTTGTTGAAAAAATAACTGACGAAGTTAAAGGAATCAAAAACGCTTCATACGAAATTATTTGTGGAATCGATAAAAATATTAATGAAAAATTAGAAAAAATAACCCAAAATTTAAACATAATCAATCGTGAAATTACTCCGGCTGCAATCGCCATCCACACTGGACCTGATGCCGTATGTTTAACTTCAATGCCAAATAAAGAGGATATATAA
- the cmk gene encoding (d)CMP kinase, producing the protein MKVNIAIDGPGGAGKSTVSKAIADRLKYTFINSGSVYRAIAYNALKEGVNLKNKDEVLLTLQHGMIELAPEENVLLKGENVTKIIRNENVSLAAATVAKIQEVRDFVVEFIQEMTKKEKGFIIDGRDTTFKIMPHAEVKIFLWADAKERARRRYEQHQKMGYETSYEEVLYDIKQRDAQDMNREIDPLHKTEDSVLIDCTDMEFEEVIMKIIDLVDEKIKEENA; encoded by the coding sequence ATGAAGGTAAATATTGCAATTGATGGTCCAGGTGGAGCAGGTAAATCAACAGTTTCTAAAGCTATAGCTGATCGTTTAAAATACACATTTATCAATAGCGGAAGTGTTTATCGAGCTATTGCTTATAATGCTTTAAAAGAAGGAGTGAATCTTAAAAACAAAGATGAAGTTTTACTAACTCTTCAACATGGAATGATTGAATTAGCTCCTGAAGAAAATGTGCTCCTTAAAGGGGAAAATGTCACAAAAATTATTCGAAATGAAAACGTCTCTTTAGCTGCTGCTACTGTAGCAAAAATTCAAGAAGTACGTGATTTTGTAGTTGAATTTATTCAAGAAATGACCAAAAAAGAAAAAGGATTCATTATTGATGGAAGAGACACCACTTTTAAAATCATGCCTCATGCTGAAGTGAAAATTTTCTTGTGAGCAGATGCTAAAGAAAGAGCTCGTCGCCGTTATGAACAACACCAAAAAATGGGATATGAAACCAGTTATGAAGAAGTGCTTTATGACATCAAACAACGTGATGCACAAGATATGAACCGTGAAATTGATCCACTTCATAAAACAGAAGATTCTGTATTAATTGATTGCACTGATATGGAATTTGAAGAAGTGATCATGAAAATTATTGACTTAGTAGATGAAAAAATAAAGGAAGAAAATGCGTAA
- a CDS encoding ankyrin repeat domain-containing protein, which yields MDINSIFLSACQKGQKAVILSFINKGGIDLNKRDAQGNTPLIYASLKGFKDVVKLLLEKGADVHLYNNESISALHAAAAGSNKEIIDLLIQAGLDVNITTDEGMTPLMYAVKAKRTETAKHLILNHNANVTIKDNYGHKVIDYVTGFGLRDLVEFVTSDLDDKNDFGNTPLHQGVFNDNLEVVKKILKTNIDVNALNDEGETPLAIACLNNNLIMSKVLLEHKADPNLKLLDGCFALHFATQVNNQYIVKELIDHNADINAQNQFGQTALMIAAINGYNDVALMLLKYNADVNLIDNEQKNALYYATKGGYNEIVQAILLKM from the coding sequence ATGGATATAAATTCAATTTTTTTAAGTGCATGTCAAAAAGGACAAAAAGCCGTTATTTTAAGTTTCATAAACAAAGGTGGAATAGACTTAAATAAGCGTGATGCTCAAGGAAATACCCCGCTTATTTATGCTTCTTTAAAAGGATTTAAAGACGTGGTCAAATTACTCTTAGAAAAAGGAGCTGACGTTCATTTATACAATAATGAATCTATTAGTGCATTACATGCAGCGGCTGCAGGTTCAAATAAAGAAATTATTGATTTATTAATCCAAGCAGGATTGGATGTAAATATTACAACCGATGAAGGAATGACCCCATTAATGTACGCTGTTAAAGCCAAACGAACCGAAACTGCCAAACACTTAATTTTAAATCATAATGCTAATGTAACCATTAAAGATAATTATGGACACAAAGTAATTGATTATGTTACTGGTTTTGGTCTTAGAGATTTAGTAGAGTTTGTCACTAGTGATTTAGATGATAAAAATGATTTTGGTAACACTCCATTGCATCAAGGGGTCTTTAATGATAATTTAGAAGTAGTTAAAAAGATTTTAAAGACTAACATAGATGTAAATGCTTTAAATGATGAAGGAGAAACTCCTTTGGCAATTGCTTGTTTAAATAACAATTTAATTATGAGTAAAGTTTTACTTGAACACAAAGCTGATCCAAATTTAAAATTGCTTGATGGATGTTTTGCATTACACTTTGCAACCCAGGTTAACAATCAATATATTGTAAAAGAACTTATTGATCATAATGCAGATATTAATGCCCAAAATCAGTTTGGACAAACTGCTTTAATGATTGCAGCTATAAATGGTTACAATGATGTAGCATTGATGTTGCTTAAGTATAATGCTGATGTAAATTTGATTGATAATGAACAAAAAAATGCATTGTATTATGCCACAAAAGGTGGATATAACGAAATTGTTCAAGCAATTTTGCTAAAAATGTAG
- a CDS encoding phosphoketolase family protein, translating to MSKKIYNKKSYLNKLHAWWRAANYLSVGQMYLKNNPLLLEELKAEDVKLYPIGHWGTIPGQNLIYAHLNRLINKYDLDMFYIEGPGHGGQVMISNSYLDGSYTELFPEITKDVAGMQKMFKHFSFPGGTASHAAPETPGSIHEGGELGYALSHAAGAILDNPNIIAATVIGDGEAETGPLMAGWYASSFINPVNDGAILPILHINGGKISNPTILARKSDKEIASLLAGFGWEAIFVEGNVGDEESIHSVMAAKFDKAIEKIQKIQAKARRGSAENATRPLWPALVVRTPKGWTAPHQFNNLTIEGSFRAHQVPIPVTAENPKHLPELKQWLLSYRPHELFNKDGSLKSEIAEIAPKGLKRMGMHPITNGGVNPKPLNLPDWTKFALDFKPGEIKAQDMATASTYIAEIIKKNPTNFRVFGPDETKSNRLFDVLKVTNRQWMEAINPELDEALSPAGRIIDSQLSEHQAEGMLEGYVLTGRHGFFASYESFLRVVDSMLTQHMKWVAKSKKVNWRKDYPSLNVIATSTAFQQDHNGYTHQDPGILGHLADKKPELIREYLPADSNSLLAVLEQSFKERDVINLIVASKQPREQWYSVAEVEQMIKNGYKVIDWASTAKRTEEPDLVFVASGTEPNLEALAAISYLHEAFPSLKIRFVYVLDLLKLRHPSIDPRGLSDSEFDSVFTKDKPVVFAFHGYEALIRDIFFLRKNRNLYTHGYRENGDITTSFDIRLMSEMDRFHMSITAAKAALKSQSVNFVNRMKTKIERHKKFISEHGIDMPEVREWKWEGLNKK from the coding sequence ATGAGCAAGAAAATTTACAATAAAAAAAGCTATTTAAATAAACTTCACGCATGGTGAAGAGCTGCCAACTATTTAAGTGTTGGTCAAATGTATCTTAAAAATAATCCGCTTTTACTTGAAGAATTAAAAGCTGAAGACGTCAAATTATATCCAATTGGTCACTGAGGTACTATTCCAGGTCAAAACTTAATTTACGCACATTTAAATCGTTTAATCAATAAATATGATTTAGATATGTTTTACATTGAAGGGCCAGGACATGGTGGTCAAGTTATGATTTCTAACTCATACCTTGATGGATCATATACTGAACTTTTCCCTGAAATCACAAAAGATGTAGCAGGAATGCAAAAAATGTTTAAGCATTTTAGTTTCCCAGGAGGTACTGCTTCACATGCGGCTCCTGAAACACCAGGTTCAATTCACGAAGGTGGAGAACTTGGATATGCACTAAGCCACGCTGCTGGAGCTATTTTAGATAATCCAAACATTATTGCTGCAACTGTAATTGGAGATGGAGAAGCCGAAACAGGACCTTTAATGGCCGGATGATATGCTTCAAGTTTTATCAACCCAGTTAATGATGGAGCTATCTTGCCTATTTTACACATCAACGGAGGTAAAATTTCAAACCCAACAATTCTAGCAAGAAAAAGTGATAAAGAAATTGCTAGCTTACTTGCTGGATTTGGATGAGAAGCTATTTTCGTTGAAGGAAATGTTGGTGATGAAGAAAGCATTCATTCAGTAATGGCTGCTAAATTTGATAAAGCTATTGAAAAAATTCAAAAAATTCAAGCCAAAGCTCGTAGAGGTTCAGCCGAAAATGCTACACGTCCTTTATGACCTGCGCTTGTGGTTAGAACACCTAAAGGATGAACAGCTCCACATCAATTTAATAACCTTACAATTGAAGGAAGTTTTAGAGCTCACCAAGTTCCAATTCCTGTAACTGCTGAAAATCCAAAACACCTACCAGAATTAAAACAATGATTACTTTCATATAGACCACATGAATTATTTAATAAAGATGGATCATTAAAATCAGAAATTGCTGAAATTGCTCCAAAAGGTCTAAAAAGAATGGGAATGCACCCAATTACCAATGGGGGAGTAAATCCTAAACCTCTTAACTTGCCAGATTGAACAAAATTTGCTCTTGATTTTAAACCTGGAGAAATTAAGGCTCAAGATATGGCTACAGCAAGTACTTACATCGCTGAAATTATTAAGAAAAACCCAACAAATTTTAGAGTATTTGGACCAGATGAAACTAAATCAAACCGTTTATTTGATGTTTTAAAAGTAACTAATAGACAATGAATGGAAGCAATTAATCCTGAACTTGATGAAGCTCTTTCGCCAGCTGGTAGAATTATTGATTCTCAACTTTCAGAACACCAAGCTGAAGGAATGTTGGAAGGATATGTATTAACCGGAAGACACGGATTTTTCGCAAGTTATGAATCATTCTTAAGAGTAGTTGACTCAATGCTAACTCAACACATGAAATGAGTTGCTAAATCTAAAAAAGTGAACTGAAGAAAAGATTATCCTTCTCTTAATGTTATTGCAACTTCAACTGCTTTCCAACAAGATCACAATGGGTACACACACCAGGATCCAGGAATTTTAGGTCATTTAGCTGATAAAAAACCTGAATTAATTCGTGAATATCTTCCTGCTGACTCAAACTCTCTTTTAGCAGTGCTAGAACAATCATTTAAAGAAAGAGATGTTATTAACTTAATTGTTGCATCAAAACAACCAAGAGAACAATGATATTCAGTAGCTGAAGTTGAACAAATGATCAAAAATGGTTACAAAGTTATTGATTGAGCTTCAACAGCTAAAAGAACTGAAGAACCTGATTTAGTTTTTGTTGCTTCAGGAACTGAACCTAATTTAGAAGCTTTAGCTGCTATCTCATATCTTCATGAAGCTTTCCCTTCATTAAAAATTAGATTTGTTTATGTACTTGATTTATTAAAATTAAGACATCCAAGTATCGATCCAAGAGGTCTTTCTGATTCAGAATTTGATTCAGTCTTTACAAAAGATAAACCAGTTGTATTTGCATTCCATGGTTATGAAGCATTAATTAGAGATATTTTCTTCTTAAGAAAAAACAGAAATCTTTATACACATGGATATAGAGAAAACGGAGATATCACCACATCATTTGACATTCGTTTAATGTCTGAAATGGATCGTTTCCATATGTCAATTACAGCTGCTAAAGCTGCGTTAAAATCACAATCTGTAAACTTTGTAAACAGAATGAAAACCAAAATCGAAAGACACAAAAAATTCATTTCAGAACATGGTATTGATATGCCTGAGGTAAGAGAATGAAAATGAGAAGGTCTTAACAAAAAATAA
- a CDS encoding coiled-coil domain-containing protein has protein sequence MKKSIKYTLIGLMSLGGVSLITFSTVFGILKHKNAVIQKRDEKILTLNAQIQVLKSEIELLKDENAKLKNNVDALENVLKITNAIKDSSNSEINELLTKLVNNTDENINNSEYLEYIIKHTTKLKESNIANIELLLHKLEEIQNNNPEKYKNSFINTKIIQLQELIKNVEELQFSNSSEIKENIESLNDFTAHYQRLNEELIIELNSLINSKNDEIAQLNLKINTTGEKLKKTVLTSIKTAKNQLESIDVMIEYVILLKEKSLKLISDKTNEDFVLNLTALLRSLSEYKEFLNSQITVSQTSLNKAIQDNDYNDLITLDTDIYASKIKYWTQLLQNYNNLALDIYLAYYESTLKTLSDKEKEIDTLQIKNQQLTNNLNAAVREKAQAMANLKKLKEDLLNSFRNSLTSIIDSLQNISLTIENSDSTNKNELVQKLNIEIDKLRQLRSEFTDESFVSKYEPFVESALSTADEVIEEYKNTVLNPLKEEFQLTKITLDNTNKELIEAKELLKSKTLEIEKINDELSRARTNLDNKEIQFRTINKELNNTKEFLSNIRKQKNTSLVEMSHTIDQFEQKYNELKSIANQIINESIKEHLDVAELQSLIAKVFRAKNVDSFEEMNSLSKEYLNHYSITFTKMLNLYKQLAEKRLITKDLLIANKDSNIEKLNSTIANLENEQNKILSEKLQLEEEIERGTFELGNSTKIIQNLEDQLRKTNKGEKTSVVNPFLDEDMNQMFSFKGKENLSWNDFNKATEVESSIVKNFNLVSNSNIEVFYFNKDTSSLESVILSPENNYSKRFDLSLRNIEFTYDSKMYQDFEATHLGSFIQEVHKTYNGKILNNTSSTYLSYVNGVLRISLVSKLKVQRWLEKSSDTNNLYEPIKNDIYSFMGGSANPQFVFVYAIAKK, from the coding sequence ATGAAAAAATCAATCAAATACACATTAATTGGATTGATGTCTTTAGGTGGAGTAAGTCTAATCACATTTTCTACTGTTTTTGGAATATTAAAGCATAAAAATGCAGTAATTCAAAAAAGAGATGAAAAAATTTTGACCCTAAATGCACAAATTCAAGTGTTAAAAAGTGAAATAGAATTACTCAAAGATGAAAATGCAAAACTGAAAAATAATGTGGATGCATTAGAAAATGTTTTGAAAATAACTAATGCAATTAAAGATTCTTCAAACAGTGAAATTAATGAATTGCTCACAAAATTAGTCAACAACACAGACGAGAATATTAATAATTCTGAGTATTTAGAATATATTATAAAACACACTACTAAACTAAAAGAAAGCAATATTGCAAACATTGAGTTATTGCTTCATAAATTAGAAGAAATTCAAAACAATAATCCCGAAAAATACAAAAACTCTTTTATAAATACAAAAATCATTCAACTTCAAGAACTTATTAAAAATGTTGAGGAATTGCAATTTAGTAATTCTTCCGAAATAAAAGAAAATATCGAATCACTTAATGATTTTACCGCTCATTATCAACGTCTAAATGAAGAATTAATAATTGAACTCAATTCACTAATTAATTCTAAAAATGACGAAATTGCTCAATTAAATTTAAAAATCAACACTACAGGAGAAAAACTCAAAAAAACAGTTTTAACATCAATTAAAACTGCTAAAAATCAGCTTGAAAGTATCGATGTAATGATTGAATATGTGATCTTGCTAAAAGAAAAATCCTTAAAATTAATTAGCGATAAAACAAATGAGGATTTTGTTTTAAATCTAACAGCATTGTTAAGATCTTTAAGCGAATACAAAGAGTTTTTAAATTCTCAAATCACTGTTTCACAAACATCTTTAAATAAAGCAATTCAAGATAATGATTATAATGATTTGATAACTTTAGACACTGATATTTACGCAAGCAAAATAAAATATTGAACCCAACTATTACAAAATTATAATAATTTGGCATTGGATATTTACTTAGCTTATTATGAAAGTACTCTAAAGACTTTATCGGATAAAGAAAAAGAAATTGATACTTTACAAATAAAAAATCAACAATTGACAAATAATTTAAATGCAGCAGTTAGAGAAAAAGCTCAAGCAATGGCTAATTTAAAAAAACTCAAAGAAGATTTACTAAATTCGTTTCGAAATTCATTAACTAGCATTATTGATTCGCTTCAAAATATATCTCTTACAATTGAAAATTCAGATTCTACAAACAAAAATGAGCTGGTTCAAAAATTAAATATTGAAATTGACAAACTTCGGCAATTAAGATCTGAATTTACTGACGAGAGTTTTGTTAGCAAATACGAACCATTTGTTGAATCAGCTCTTAGCACAGCTGATGAAGTAATTGAGGAGTATAAAAACACTGTTTTAAACCCTTTAAAAGAAGAATTTCAACTAACAAAAATAACATTGGATAATACAAATAAGGAGTTAATAGAAGCTAAAGAATTGCTTAAAAGTAAAACATTAGAAATTGAAAAAATTAATGATGAACTTTCACGAGCAAGAACTAATTTAGACAATAAAGAAATACAGTTTCGAACAATTAATAAAGAGTTAAATAATACCAAAGAATTTTTAAGCAATATTAGAAAGCAAAAAAACACTTCTTTAGTTGAAATGTCGCATACCATTGATCAATTTGAGCAAAAATACAATGAATTAAAATCAATTGCAAATCAAATTATTAATGAGTCAATTAAAGAACATTTAGATGTAGCTGAATTGCAATCTTTAATTGCAAAAGTTTTTAGAGCTAAAAATGTTGATAGTTTTGAAGAAATGAATTCATTAAGCAAAGAATACTTAAATCATTATTCAATAACTTTTACGAAAATGCTTAATTTATACAAACAATTAGCTGAAAAAAGATTAATAACAAAAGATTTGTTAATTGCCAATAAAGATTCAAATATCGAAAAACTTAATTCTACAATTGCTAATTTAGAAAATGAGCAAAATAAAATCTTAAGTGAAAAATTACAATTAGAAGAAGAAATTGAACGCGGAACATTTGAATTAGGAAATTCAACAAAAATAATTCAAAATCTCGAAGATCAATTACGTAAAACAAACAAAGGTGAAAAAACTAGTGTTGTTAATCCGTTTTTAGATGAAGATATGAATCAAATGTTTTCTTTTAAAGGAAAGGAAAATCTCTCTTGAAATGACTTTAATAAAGCAACGGAAGTAGAAAGCTCGATTGTGAAAAACTTTAATTTAGTTTCAAATAGTAATATTGAGGTATTTTATTTTAATAAAGATACTTCATCACTAGAAAGTGTAATTCTTTCACCAGAAAATAATTATTCAAAAAGATTTGATCTTTCTTTAAGAAATATCGAATTTACTTATGATTCTAAAATGTATCAAGATTTTGAAGCAACTCATTTAGGTTCATTTATACAAGAAGTTCATAAAACTTATAATGGTAAAATTCTAAACAATACTTCTTCTACTTATTTATCTTATGTAAATGGTGTTTTAAGAATTTCTCTAGTATCAAAATTAAAAGTTCAACGGTGATTAGAAAAATCTTCTGATACTAATAATTTGTATGAACCAATAAAAAATGATATTTACTCTTTTATGGGAGGAAGTGCAAATCCACAATTTGTTTTTGTTTACGCAATTGCAAAAAAATAG
- a CDS encoding ankyrin repeat domain-containing protein gives MKYSDLENLYYNNKLDQVHEYFQNIDVTLTSEYTPHNTLVHLASLMADAKGLEILLTRDANVNEANAYQDRPIHLLLKNEERNSISKIVDSLNILLKYQVSLIRKNSQGQIPLHIASERGNYECVRILCEKGSKVNLKDNNGYSPLMLLVSRYGSFASIQDYDSSVEILLKHDADIQLQNDYGESPFEFALKYHNGSNLLKLFKDSNEVNQNYTEQNLFTLIKNGAYEELQKVLESDVNVNFISDEENETRLMSPLAYAITKFDDKSVKLLIDHGADVMLVNSLNEGCLSFIFKKEHIINFTFDVAAEKRLQKILTSLYEKGFDFNVSIDDFGTTLLIASCKEIHSTMLINNQNVQTIIIDYLLAKNININATDAHGKSALMYLVEKGNFNQSDYLYALLEKGAALDLIDQQGNTVLIYACSNPKNPVALEFAQILMEFDNYLIEHVNNNQESALSIAVAKNNEKLVTLLLTK, from the coding sequence ATGAAATACTCCGACTTAGAAAATTTATACTATAACAATAAACTTGATCAAGTACATGAATATTTTCAAAATATAGATGTAACTTTGACAAGTGAATACACTCCACACAATACTTTAGTGCATTTAGCCTCCTTAATGGCAGACGCTAAAGGACTTGAAATTTTATTAACTAGAGATGCGAATGTAAATGAAGCCAACGCGTATCAAGATCGACCGATTCATTTGCTTTTGAAAAATGAAGAACGCAACTCAATTAGCAAAATAGTTGATTCACTTAATATATTATTAAAATATCAAGTTAGTTTAATTCGCAAAAATTCGCAAGGACAAATTCCTTTACATATTGCTTCTGAGCGTGGAAATTATGAATGTGTGCGTATTTTATGTGAAAAAGGTTCGAAAGTAAATTTAAAAGATAATAATGGATATTCACCATTAATGCTTTTGGTGTCTCGATATGGTTCATTTGCAAGTATTCAAGATTATGACTCTTCAGTTGAGATATTGTTAAAACATGATGCAGATATTCAATTACAAAATGATTATGGTGAATCGCCTTTTGAGTTTGCTTTAAAATACCACAATGGTTCAAATTTACTCAAGCTTTTTAAAGACTCTAATGAAGTAAACCAAAATTATACAGAACAAAATTTATTTACTTTAATTAAAAATGGAGCTTATGAAGAGTTACAAAAAGTTTTAGAAAGTGATGTCAATGTCAATTTTATTTCTGATGAAGAAAATGAAACTCGCTTAATGTCTCCTTTGGCGTATGCAATAACTAAATTCGACGATAAAAGTGTTAAATTATTAATTGATCATGGTGCAGATGTTATGTTGGTTAATTCATTAAATGAAGGATGCTTGAGTTTTATATTTAAAAAAGAGCATATTATTAATTTCACTTTTGATGTGGCTGCTGAAAAACGTTTGCAAAAAATATTGACTTCACTTTATGAAAAAGGGTTTGATTTTAATGTATCTATTGATGATTTTGGAACAACGCTTTTAATAGCATCATGTAAAGAAATTCACAGCACAATGCTAATTAATAATCAAAATGTGCAAACAATTATTATTGATTATCTACTTGCTAAAAATATCAATATTAATGCAACAGACGCACATGGAAAGAGTGCTTTAATGTATTTGGTAGAAAAAGGCAATTTTAATCAAAGTGATTATTTATATGCTTTATTAGAAAAAGGAGCCGCACTTGATTTAATTGATCAACAAGGAAATACTGTTCTTATATATGCATGTTCAAACCCTAAAAATCCTGTTGCTTTAGAATTTGCACAAATTTTGATGGAATTTGACAATTATTTAATTGAGCATGTCAATAATAATCAAGAAAGTGCTCTTTCGATTGCTGTTGCAAAAAATAATGAAAAATTAGTCACTTTATTACTTACTAAATAG